Proteins encoded together in one Telopea speciosissima isolate NSW1024214 ecotype Mountain lineage chromosome 4, Tspe_v1, whole genome shotgun sequence window:
- the LOC122658663 gene encoding uncharacterized protein LOC122658663: MAGCNRSEEYLASQEEAATVGKKYGGLVPKKKPLISKDHERAFFDSADWALGKQGGAALDQKSKAAVETLRPKLQRTPHQQLPPRRPACTSGVVDVQAD, from the exons ATGGCCGGTTGCAACAGAAGCGAAGAGTATTTAGCTTCTCAGGAGGAG GCTGCAACAGTAGGGAAAAAGTACGGGGGACTTGTGCCGAAAAAGAAGCCCTTAATCTCAAAG GATCATGAACGTGCCTTCTTTGATTCGGCAGATTGGGCCTTAGGAAAG CAAGGAGGAGCTGCGTTGGATCAGAAGTCAAAAGCAGCCGTAGAGACTCTGCGTCCAAAATTGCAG AGAACGCCTCATCAGCAACTCCCTCCTCGGAGACCGGCCTGTACATCAGGGGTAGTAGATG TTCAGGCTGACTAA
- the LOC122660341 gene encoding uncharacterized protein LOC122660341, translated as MVEGFGTTATMSTSPSLVGGEKRHWWVSNRKVVDKYVKEARSLIATQEQSEIASALNVLDAALALSPRLESALELKARSLLYLRRFKEVADMLQEYIPSVKVVSEESSLSSDNSSQQLSRERVKLLSSDQFPSDTTDKEPTFKCFSVSDLKKKVMAGLRKSCENEGQWRYLVVGQACCHLGLMEDAMVLFQTGKRLASAAFRKESVCWSDDSFSFANVAASSDFSYGNPPTMQTPSESECVAQLLVHIKLLLRRRTAALAALDAGLYSESIRLFSKIVDNRRGTPQGFLAECYMHRASAYRAAGRIAESIADCNRTLALDPTCIPALSTRASLQETIRCLSDCLRDLEHLKLLYDSILRDRKLPGPAWKRHNIRYRDVPGNLKALTSKMQELRQRVASGETGNVDYYALIGLRRGCSRSELERAHLLLSLRHRPDRAISFIDRCEFVDDRDSDSVKDQARMSALVLYRLLQKGYSTVMTTIMDEEAAEKQRQKAAAALQAAASLQNQVKAVPVPKLECEKNNGLPLPAAVEIQGKSRRGSSDYNAVDEVKERKNAIANANAAATATATAAVFQGVFCRDIAAVGNLLSQVGFDIPIPVKYEALSC; from the exons ATGGTTGAAGGTTTTGGAACCACTGCAACTATGTCGACTTCTCCTTCTTTGGTTGGTGGGGAGAAGAGACATTGGTGGGTTAGCAACAGAAAG GTTGTCGACAAGTATGTGAAAGAAGCTCGATCGCTAATCGCCACCCAAGAGCAGTCGGAGATCGCTTCGGCCCTGAACGTCCTCGATGCTGCCCTTGCGCTCTCTCCGCGGCTCGAATCGGCTCTTGAGCTTAAAGCTCGATCCCTCCTCTACCTCCGACGGTTCAAGGAGGTTGCTGACATgctccaagaatacatacccaGCGTGAAGGTGGTGTCCGAAGAATCGTCACTCTCTTCCGACAACTCGTCCCAGCAGCTGTCGAGGGAACGGGTGAAGCTCCTCTCCTCCGACCAGTTCCCGTCTGATACGACAGATAAAGAACCCACTTTCAAATGCTTCTCTGTTTCGGACCTGAAGAAGAAGGTCATGGCTGGTCTCCGTAAGAGCTGTGAGAACGAAGGGCAATGGAG GTACTTGGTTGTGGGTCAAGCTTGTTGCCATCTTGGGTTGATGGAAGACGCAATGGTTCTTTTTCAAACTGGAAAACGTCTAGCATCAGCAGCGTTCAGGAAGGAAAGCGTGTGCTGGTCTGACGACAGCTTTTCGTTTGCCAACGTTGCTGCCAGCAGTGATTTTAGCTACGGCAATCCACCGACGATGCAAACGCCGTCCGAGTCCGAGTGTGTTGCACAACTCCTTGTTCACATCAAACTCCTCCTCCGCCGCCGCACAGCGGCGCTTGCAGCCTTAGACGCAGGCCTCTACTCGGAGTCCATCAGGCTCTTTTCCAAGATAGTCGATAATCGCCGAGGAACCCCACAGGGTTTCCTTGCGGAATGCTACATGCACAGAGCTTCCGCCTACAGGGCCGCCGGCCGAATTGCAGAGTCCATTGCGGATTGCAATCGGACCCTTGCACTTGACCCAACCTGCATCCCGGCTCTGAGCACACGGGCCAGCCTACAGGAGACTATCAGATGCCTTTCCGATTGCCTGCGTGATCTCGAACACTTGAAGCTCCTCTATGATTCCATCTTACGGGACCGAAAGTTACCGGGCCCTGCTTGGAAGAGGCACAACATCCGGTACCGGGACGTCCCAGGCAATCTGAAGGCCTTGACGTCGAAGATGCAGGAATTGAGGCAGAGAGTGGCGTCGGGGGAGACGGGTAATGTGGATTATTATGCGTTGATCGGATTGAGGAGGGGTTGCTCGCGATCGGAATTGGAGAGGGCCCATCTGTTGCTGAGCTTGCGGCACAGGCCTGATAGGGCTATCAGTTTTATTGATCGATGTGAGTTTGTCGATGATCGTGACAGTGATTCGGTGAAGGATCAAGCAAGGATGTCGGCATTAGTGTTATATCGGCTTCTGCAGAAGGGGTATTCGACCGTGATGACCACGATCATGGACGAGGAGGCAGCTGAGAAGCAGAGGCAGAAGGCTGCGGCTGCCCTACAGGCAGCGGCTTCACTCCAAAACCAAGTAAAAGCCGTCCCAGTGCCAAAGTTGGAATGCGAGAAGAATAATGGTTTACCTTTACCAGCAGCGGTGGAGATTCAAGGGAAGAGTCGGAGGGGTTCATCGGATTACAATGCAGTGGATGAGGTTAAGGAGAGGAAGAACGCAATTGCGAATGCAAATGCGGCGGCCACAGCCACAGCCACAGCAGCAGTATTCCAAGGGGTTTTCTGTCGAGACATTGCCGCTGTTGGGAATTTGCTGTCGCAGGTTGGGTTCGACATTCCGATTCCGGTCAAGTATGAGGCCTTGAGTTGCTGA
- the LOC122659571 gene encoding BRCT domain-containing protein At4g02110-like: MTRNGGDSAYDNMAQMFLGVRFVLVGFDPVLQAEIRSKLIIGGGVDVGKYGPSCTHVIVDNIVYDDSVCLAARNDGKTLVTGLWVEHSFDIGMAVDASLILYRPLKDLNGIPDAKSLFVCLTGYQRQDREDIMKMVVMMGAQFSKPLIANKVTHLICYKFEGEKYELAKKMKKIKLVNHRWLEDCLRAWQILPEDNYDKSTYELEMMEAEAKDSEEETGEDCDNKQFEGRDVTGCPFGFLTGTPRASKSPMPRGEVLEIHQKNVSPKVLSNVAKDIIGNSRLLTPVKDTRSDKALYFHDVNKKGLEDFGCQGNRASFEDAVSGGTSIPFDTISNLNKEYNGSTFNSRTVTRSPYSDAEKLISNSYSRKTPSRSPVYTSAEPSVHTHGSPQGGLDGKKVNMGLDLDSDCGDLNRQGRQTGTLPQQRRLAVSSYLIRSPHKGSHDPKTRASMSPSGAIREGLEFASVMIGAPLMKTGPSSSDNQHHLDAIAGANSVEIQQNGPSMTNSSSSKQKSIMSPSGAIREGMEFASVMIGAPLMKTGPSSSDNQHHLDAIAGANSVEIQQNGPSMTNSSSSKQKSLKFRLPLLETSTFDSSESPNVKVAGLPQEKISETSIGALKCSNLASEPDIGDVEICRTADIPPDKKTEPQMQHQYVKVSSPNVTTSVSEMSKSPISFGMRKSANDDGSSRSRTKKMVGQKSLGSRVRLSTESNTLKGLFSFDKTVTPNDATICPMMGAEEAEDEQKISEKHEMCRPTSAADVIMGKETEVEKTVSLDDETEVPEDQDGDVLEKPVTEKAEMVKPTSNAGKFIHKQPKQVQLSKNRRKTDAMAAEKSKGGAKHDSAVKAKKTGMDESTFIEDAVEENTANRGKHLPKKTKKAVSTVTGIKTSEKGERENEPREGKVGAEPDKAIDDKKTGMDGSMFKADALRDEMAKEGKHSWKKTKGKALSSMNETETSVKGKGKDSKELGEVQEGSELMNSFSAEMTDRENTTFEADAVKKDMAKGEQPSSKINRMAISTATIETSDEGKSREEAKNNIAVLKTEVPKGKSRACLTGKTKTLASKRKKSMDAEKENKPIRNGVPSGNLSKRGRASGAPISSDQMVGKTDLNTLQAGGSCNIVMTEPVWFILSGHHLQRKEFQQVIRHLKGRVCRDSHHWSYQATHFIVPDPVRRTEKFFAAAASGRWILKTDYLTASNQAGKFLPEEPYEWYRSGLSEDGAINLEAPRKWRLLREKTGHGAFYGMRIIIYGECIAPPLDTLKRVLKAGDGTIVATSPPYTRFLKSGVDFAIVSPGMPRVDLWVQEFLRHEIPCVLADYLVEYVCRPGYSLERHVLYNTHAWAEKSFANLQSRLEEIIEVSTPSDSTEDLTCQVCGSRDRGDVMMICGDEGGSKGCGIGMHIDCCDPPLEDVPEEDWFCSKCSVKDSTRTPKSTKRKRPSGSR, encoded by the exons ATGACAAGAAACGGTGGAGATTCAGCTTATGATAACATGGCCCAGATGTTTCTCGGTGTCCGTTTCGTCCTTGTGGGATTTGATCCCGTTCTACAGGCAGAG ATTCGTTCTAAGCTTATTATTGGCGGCGGCGTTGATGTCGGGAAGTATGGTCCGAGTTGCACTCACGTTATCGTGGACAATATTGTTTAT GATGATTCTGTATGTCTCGCTGCTCGCAATGATGGCAAAACACTTGTCACAGGCTTATGGGTTGAACATAGTTTTGATATCGGGATGGCTGTGGATGCAAGTTTG ATTTTGTACAGACCTTTAAAAGATTTGAATGGAATACCGGATGCCAAATCTCTATTTGTGTGCTTGACAGGATATCAAAGGCAAGATCGAGAAGATATTATG aaaatggtagtcatgatgGGCGCACAGTTCTCCAAGCCACTAATTGCGAATAAAGTTACCCATCTTATATGTTACAAATTTGAGG GAGAGAAATATGAGCttgcaaagaaaatgaagaagataaaACTCGTCAATCATCGGTGGTTGGAAGACTG TTTAAGAGCATGGCAGATTCTCCCGGAAGATAATTATGACAAGAG TACTTACGAGTTAGAGATGATGGAAGCAGAAGCCAAGGACTCTGAAGAAGAAACTGGGGAGGATTGCGATAATAAGCAATTTGAAGGGAGAGATGTCACAGGGTGCCCTTTCGGCTTCCTAACTGGAACTCCGAGGGCCTCCAAGTCGCCCATGCCTAGGGGGGAAGTGTTAGAGATCCATCAGAAAAATGTCTCGCCTAAAGTTTTGTCAAATGTTGCCAAAGATATTATTGGTAACAGTAGGCTACTGACCCCTGTAAAAGATACAAGATCTGATAAAGCCTTATACTTTCATGATGTAAACAAAAAGGGCCTTGAGGACTTTGGCTGTCAGGGTAATAGAGCTTCTTTTGAGGATGCTGTTAGTGGTGGGACATCCATTCCATTTGACACTATATCCAACCTCAACAAAGAATATAATGGATCAACATTTAACTCAAGAACTGTCACACGATCCCCTTACTCTGATGCAGAAAAGTTAATTTCAAATAGTTACTCCAGGAAAACCCCAAGTAGGTCTCCGGTTTATACTTCTGCAGAACCTTCAGTTCATACACATGGCTCTCCACAAGGAGGTTTAGATGGAAAGAAAGTTAACATGGGGCTTGACCTTGATTCAGATTGCGGAGATTTAAATCGTCAGGGAAGGCAAACTGGAACATTACCTCAGCAGAGAAGGCTGGCTGTTTCTAGTTATCTCATTAGGTCACCACATAAGGGAAGTCATGATCCAAAAACCCGTGCTTCTATGAGTCCATCAGGAGCTATTCGTGAAGGCTTGGAGTTTGCATCGGTGATGATTGGTGCACCCCTAATGAAAACTGGTCCTTCATCTAGTGATAATCAACATCATTTGGATGCAATTGCTGGTGCAAACTCTGTTGAGATTCAGCAAAATGGCCCATCAATGACTAATTCCTCAAGTTCCAAACAGAAATCCATCATGAGTCCATCAGGAGCTATTCGTGAAGGCATGGAGTTTGCATCGGTGATGATTGGTGCACCCCTAATGAAAACTGGTCCTTCATCTAGTGATAATCAACATCATTTGGATGCAATTGCTGGTGCAAACTCTGTTGAGATTCAGCAAAATGGCCCATCAATGACTAATTCCTCAAGTTCCAAACAGAAATCATTGAAATTTAGACTGCCTCTTTTGGAAACTTCGACTTTCGATAGTTCTGAATCTCCTAATGTGAAGGTGGCTGGCCTTCCTCAGGAAAAGATATCTGAAACATCTATAGGGGCTTTAAAATGTTCCAACTTAGCTAGTGAGCCTGATATAGGGGATGTTGAGATCTGCAGAACAGCTGACATTCCTCCTGATAAAAAAACAGAGCCCCAGATGCAGCACCAATATGTCAAGGTTTCATCTCCCAATGTCACAACCTCAGTGAGTGAGATGTCCAAAAGTCCTATTAGTTTTGGCATGCGTAAGAGTGCAAATGATGATGGATCTTCAAGATCACGTACCAAGAAGATGGTTGGCCAGAAAAGTTTGGGCTCTAGGGTTAGGCTAAGTACTGAAAGTAATACACTAAAGGGTTTATTTAGCTTTGACAAAACTGTAACCCCAAATGATGCTACAATCTGTCCAATGATGGGCGCAGAGGAAGCAGAAGATGAGCAAAAGATTTCTGAGAAACATGAGATGTGTCGGCCAACTTCAGCCGCAGATGTAATCATGGGGAAAGAGACAGAGGTGGAGAAGACTGTAAGTCTCGATGATGAGACTGAGGTGCCAGAGGACCAAGATGGAGATGTGCTTGAGAAGCCTGTTACTGAGAAAGCTGAGATGGTTAAACCAACTTCTAATGCAGGAAAATTCATCCACAAGCAACCAAAACAAGTACAGCtttcaaaaaatagaagaaagactGATGCAATGGCTGCAGAAAAGAGCAAGGGTGGAGCTAAGCATGACAGTGCTGTAAAAGCAAAGAAGACTGGCATGGATGAATCAACTTTTATAGAAGATGCAGTGGAAGAAAACACAGCTAATCGTGGGAAACATCTTCCAAAGAAAACCAAGAAAGCAGTATCTACTGTGACTGGGATCAAGACATCtgagaaaggagaaagggagaatgaACCAAGAGAAGGCAAAGTTGGAGCTGAGCCTGACAAGGCAATTGATGACAAGAAGACGGGGATGGATGGATCAATGTTTAAAGCAGATGCGTTGAGGGATGAGATGGCTAAAGAGGGAAAACATTCATGGAAAAAAACCAAGGGAAAGGCACTGTCCTCTATGAATGAGACAGAGACATCTGTCAAAGGAAAAGGCAAAGACAGCAAAGAGCTAGGGGAAGTACAGGAGGGATCTGAGCTCATGAATTCATTTAGTGCGGAGATGACTGACAGGGAAAACACAACATTTGAAGCAGATGCGGTAAAGAAAGACATGGCCAAGGGGGAACAACCTTCAAGTAAAATCAACAGAATGGCCATCTCTACTGCAACTATTGAGACATCTGATGAAGGGAAAAGCAGAGAAGAGGCCAAGAACAACATTGCTGTTCTGAAAACAGAGGTGCCAAAGGGAAAAAGCAGAGCATGTCTTACAGGTAAAACTAAGACTCTAGCAAGTAAGAGGAAGAAGTCTATGGATGCTGAAAAGGAGAACAAGCCAATCAGAAATGGAGTTCCAAGTGGGAATTTGTCGAAACGTGGGAGGGCCAGTGGAGCCCCAATTTCAAGTGATCAAATGGTTGGTAAAACTGATCTAAACACATTGCAAGCTGGTGGAAGTTGTAATATTGTAATGACTGAACCAGTGTGGTTTATTCTGAGTGGTCATCATCTACAGAGGAAAGAGTTCCAGCAGGTTATAAGGCATTTGAAGGGAAGAGTTTGCAGGGATTCTCACCACTGGTCGTACCAGGCTACACACTTCATTGTTCCAGATCCAGTTCGCCGAACAGAAAAGttctttgctgctgctgcatcTGGGAG GTGGATTCTCAAGACTGATTACTTAACTGCTAGTAATCAGGCAGGGAAGTTCTTGCCAGAAGAACCTTATGAATGGTACCGGAGTGGCCTTAGTGAAGATGGTGCAATCAATTTAGAGGCTCCAAGGAAGTGGCGCCTCTTAAGGGAAAAGACTGGTCATGGAGCTTTTTATGGAATGCGTATTATCATATATGGAGAATGCATTGCACCACCTCTG GATACTCTGAAACGTGTCTTGAAGGCTGGAGATGGCACCATTGTAGCAACGTCCCCACCATACACTCGTTTCCTCAAATCTGGAGTTGATTTTGCTATTGTTAGCCCTGGCATGCCACGAGTTGATTTATGGGTCCAAGAGTTTTTAAGACATGAAATCCCTTGTGTTTTGGCTGACTACCTGGTGGAGTATGTGTGCAGACCAGGGTATTCCCTGGAGAGACATGTGCTTTACAACACTCATGCTTGGGCAGAGAAGTCGTTTGCAAACCTGCAAAGCCGGTTAGAGGAAATCATTGAGGTCTCCACACCATCAGATAGCACTGAAGATCTCACTTGTCAAGTCTGTGGGTCTCGAGACAGAGGGGATGTGATGATGATTTGTGGTGATGAGGGTGGTTCCAAGGGGTGCGGGATTGGTATGCATATTGATTGCTGTGATCCCCCACTTGAAGATGTTCCAGAGGAAGACTGGTTTTGTTCAAAGTGTAGTGTGAAGGACAGCACCAGAACTCCAAAGAGCACCAAGAGAAAAAGGCCCTCTGGATCGAGGTAA